A window of Benincasa hispida cultivar B227 chromosome 9, ASM972705v1, whole genome shotgun sequence genomic DNA:
gttcatagctagctcaggattaagatcgagttaacctaggttatataataaatgaaatagtcagttttaacagtaaacggtcgttataaagaaaagtgactattttcgcgGTCCAATctatatgtaaactcattgcataggatgcccccactctcatgtctcaacatgaacgatttgtggatcacatcgtttgtagcaccttacaacttcttgaaacaactatagagtgggccacatccaataatgttatcaggatgagatacccaatttcatccatatacttattaaaacatttaggctatatactgtcaacttgatcctgtttatgtcattacataaaacagtattcagactatagccaatgatgcgtttattggattttcataataagatgcaaaatcaacaagtcattgttattgataaaatagaatgtttaacatgaactgcgagttctagaatatttttaacaaatcatggtaagaaatgtaaatgaaatagatttaaatttcaaaaataaaaacaaaaaaatcaaatggttaccaaataagGCCTAATTGCAGtcgtagattttttttttttttttttttaataatttttaatgattttcccccctttttgaagaaaacaaattttgaCCCCTTTGAATGAATGAGATGGAAATTGGGAAGTACTTAGACTTGAATTGGGTAGAGAAGATTTGTGTTGACTTGGAATAGCTTGTACATGCATATCACGACGTCGTTTTAGTGGAATATAGAAATGGtgaaaaaaaccttttttttatataaaaaagttaaaagtaataatattaaaaagatTTGAAATTTCCCATTTTCACCTCcaatttattactttttttttaagaaaaaaagaaaaaaactccaATTTAATGaagctaaaaaaatatttgaaacccAAATAGTTGGCGCATTTTCGGGTTATAAATAATCAGCTCTAAACAGTAAACAATTCCGCCTCCACTCTCCTCCGTTCTGAACCAAAACCGCCAACGATTTGCCGCAATCCCTCCGCCGCCGACGAAAATTTTGCCGACGAAATTTTCCTACCAGTCCCTCCACCGCCGTTATGGCTAATGGAACTGCAAGACGCCTTCTTCACAACTTCCGTAAGTGAAATTTCCTCTTTAGTTCTTTGCCGAATTGGTACTACCTCATCAATAtttgaaatcttgcatttgttTCTTGATTGTGAATTAGTGCGAGTTTAATACCTGTTTGATTTTGTTTGTTATATTGCGTCTTTGGCGGTTTCTTTGTATGATTCTTGGAGAATCTTGATACTCTATGAAAATGTGATGATTACTGTGGATTTTTTAATTACTCCAATTAATGGATTTGAATGTGAATTAACCTTCTGCTATATTTGTGTCTTGCGTTGGTTTGTTCCATGCATAACTATAAATTAACTCGGAAAAGTCAGTATGTCTAACTTGTAAAGAATGCTATTATGAATTTCTGattttatatctatattatTCAACTAGCTAATGAGGAGGATGTAAATGAACTTTTCCCTTTCCCAATTATGAGCTAGTATGGAAAATCAAGGGTCTTAGTTCTTGTGATTTACATTGAGTCGATGAATGATTCTGGTCACACTTCTATCTTTGATCATAAATTTTCAGTGAGTTTCTCGGGTATCAATTTAAGGTTTCATGGCCACAATTTAGATGTGTTTCGTAATTCATAGGTGGTATGGTATTTACGTGATTTTTTCCCCTCGTCAACCTTGCAGATTATGCTAGAAATTTTCTCAGGAAACAGCAGTGGCAGGCAAGATCTGTAACTGTGAATAATGTTCTTATGCATTTTCAGAGGACAAAAGTAGATAAGGTGGAAAAAGGTGTGCATAAAGAAGGTGAAGTTTTACAAGAAGTTTCTGGAAGGTCAGAAATGGGGAAGAATAGCAAAAAAGGTTCTAAACGTACCAAGTCCGTTTCTGAAGCTGAAGATACAACTGATAGTAACCGGATGTTAGAGCTTGCATGGTGGACAAAAGCAATTGAACCAGCTTTGCAATTGTATAGGTGGGCACTGTCATCAGGTCTGTTTATATTTGTAGGATTTCTCATCTCTCTTTGTAGAcaatctttatttctttaatttgattATTACTTGCTTCCAAGAAAAAAATGTACAGATTcaatctttatttctttaaatttattacTTGCTCAACAGacaatttactgttttgtaaTTTTCTGTTGATGTACTTCTGTTTGTTCAAGGCAGATGGTAGCCTATACTATCtgcaatttattttttacttttctcaTGATCTTTTTGAAGTTCCAGGATGCATTTAAGTTATAATTGTGgaggtttaattaaatttttgtgACTTATAGGGGACGGAATTCCACCTAGAACTCGTTCTGTTTCAGAAATCATTGCAAGTATCCAGCGGAGTAAGACAGGAATCCAGGATTGGAGCTTGAGTGATCTTACAATTGGATTATGCCTTATATATCTCCGCCAGGCTTCAACAAATCCATTGGAGGACCTTAAGGGTGTCCAGATTTCTTCAGATGCGATGGTAATCTGTTATACAATATATACCCATTGAAATTATGTTCTTGTGTGTCCCTTTTGTCTTCTATTTAAGAATTTTCAAACCCTTATAAACGTAAATCTGAATTGAATCTTATTGGTAGTGATTTTGTGAACCAGGTCGAAGATCTCATCTACTTCGTTGAACTAGCTAAAGGTTCTTATAAGAATTCTGCAGCTATGCTTGCCAAAACCACCATGCTTCGAGAGTGCAACatattaaaatttgttaaaaattcGAGTGTTATGAGGCCTGGTTATTATATAGGGGTTGATACAAGAAAGAAACTTGTAATCTTTGGAATTCGAGGAACTTACACAGTATATGATCTCATCACTGATATTATTACAACAAGCGATGGAGATGTGACTTTTGAAGGATATTCTATGCACTTTGGCACGTCTGAATCTGCTCGCTGGTTTCTTCAGCATGAGATTGGAATGATAAGAAGATGCTTGGAGAAATATCAGGTGGTATTTATGTTTACTAAAGTTTTTTTAAGCTTATTCTTTACGTTCTTCCATCACATTGTTGTGGCTGTATCTAATTCATTAACAGGGTTTTAGGTTAAAGCTGGTGGGTCATTCTCTTGGTGGAGCTATAGCTTCGTTACTAGCTGTAATGCTTCgtaaaatgtcaaataaggaACTTGGATTTAGCCCTGATATTGTTTCTGCCATTGGATATGCAACGCCTCCTTGTGTTTCAAGGAAACTTGCTGAGAGTTGTGCCGATTATGTTACCACTGTTGTGATGCAGGTTTGCCACACAGTCCTCATACGTATTCTAGCAAAAGCTTCTTCTAAGTAAAAATTTCCTAGAGTTTTATTTTGATTGTTCTTATTTCGTTCTGTTGCTTTACTTAAAGTCTCCAACTTTACTTTGGGCAGGGTGATGTTATCCCTAGATTAAGTGTAGCTTCTCTAACAAGGCTAAGGATTGAAATTCTACAAACTGATTGGTAAGTTATTATGCTCTGTTTGAAAGGGTAAAGCTAATTTTCTTCTATGGATGTGCTGAACATAAATATAGATGGTGAGAAGGTGTGAGGAGACATATTCAAAGCACATTTCTAGTGATTAACTGGGATTAAAAACTGTCCCTGGAAATCTTTGGAGTCTGAGGCTCCAAATTAAGGGATCACGTAATCATTTCTATCATAATATGAATATCTATTATCTAAAGCATATTACTAAGTATGAGAACATTTTTATCATAAATACTGCAGCTGAATATTTTCTTTTGAggaaaacaagcaaacaaataaAACACCGTTTTGTCATAATATCTATTATCTAAAGCATATTACTAATTAGTTTATACAAAATATTACAGCTGTTAAATCTAGTTATGAGTTTGTTTGTGAAAAGAGATTTCAATTTCTTGTGCGTATGTATCTTTATGGAATTTTGTATTAATTGGATAGTGGACAAGGTAGAATTTACTTGGATTCAAAGAATTTCTTGTGTAAAGATACCCTCCAAGATGTTCTATTTTGTACAAGATTACAAAAAGTAAAAAACTAGAGGAATTAGCGGACTATCTTCAAAGGACCTAGTGTTCCTTTCCTTCTAGATGTGGCGCAAAGGAGCAGCTATCCACCCCTTAGATTTATTTGTAAAATTCCACACAAAAAGGCCTAACATCAACCAGTCATCAATCTGTTTAGGGAGACAAAAAGGCCCAAGCTTtcatctaagaagttccacGATCTGTAAGTGAAATCATAGGCCAGTGACCAAAGGTGATCCGAGTCTTCCGCCTCTTTTAAGCACATTCTACAACTTGAAGGTGAGGAAGACCACCACCAACCAGTATTCAAACTTTTATAGGCCAATGACCAAACAAACTTTTAAGCACATTCTACAACTTGAAATCGATCTAGTTACAGTTAATCCACCTCAGTAGCCTTAGCAGCAAGGCTCAAGAAGGCAGACTCACATATGTAAAATCCGGAACCTTCAAGAGATTACAAAATTCGGCCAGCTGCCTCTCCCATCTGCACTGAGCTCAATTTCCACCAGAGCAACCCAGCTATGTAATTCTCTATAGAAAAGCCCTCTCCTCAATCCCAAATTCCAGGTTCGGTTATTCTCATTCTATGTTTGTGATGTCAAAGTTTGCAATTCAATTGCAGAACTTCTATTTACTATTTAGAGATACGGTCAGTGCTGCTTTTTGAAACTTATACTCAATTTGCTTCGAGGATGACGAGATTTTGAATATGTTACACCTGTACCATAAATAGGCGTCAATCAAATTTGCAGAGCTATTTTGAGGGATGAAAAACAAAAGATTTAGGAATCTAATTAAAAAGAGGAAATGAACATAAGGTGATTTATTGTTATTGAACGAGCTCGAGGGGAAGGTAATCTCAAATTTCATGTTCCATCTGATTCAGGATGAGTTTGATAGATAAAGAAGACTGGAAAAGTGTCATTGGTTTGGTCACAAATGCAAAGCAGGTAGTTACATCAGTACAAGATGTTGCTCGAAAACTTGCGGATTTTGCAAAGTTCCCAAGCAAGAAAAGATCCTCTGGTAAGTTAATCTTTTGTTTCATCTCCAAATATTGTTCTGTGATAATTTTGCCAATCCCAACTTTCTCAAGTCTAACTTTAATGTTTTCCCAGGCATAAATTAGTTCAATATTGTCTTTTTAATGGGTTTCTGTTAGTTTTGGTCTTAGATTGGGCAAGATTAACCGAGCAGTCATGTGATGAAACTTTGTATGCATAATATCTTTTCTTTCTTGATTGAATCTGCACCAAATTGTTTCAAACAAGACTGTACATTGCTTGCAAACGTAAACGTAAACGTTTACTATACATTTAACCAGTTACTTTCTTCCCTTTTTAACAACAGATGATAGCAATAGAAAAAAGTCAGATGTGGCCTCTGGATCTCCTCCACACCCTACCGCTGCGCTGCAGAGTGCTACCGCTACTCAAAACGAAGCTGCAAGATGTAAAATTCCGGACGAACTATTTGTGCCAGGGACAGTATATTATCTGAAGAGGCATACGGATAGTACTCCAGAATACTTCACTCTGTGGAAGCGGTATCCCGATGAACATTTCCAGCAAATAGTGCTCTCAAGCATCCTCATTTCGGATCATACATGTGATAGCCACTACTATGCTTTGAGGGATGTACTTAAAGGCCTACCATCATGCAGCCAGCAATGAAGGTATTTTCTCATACCACTTGAAAATATAGTAATACAATTCAAAATAGTAACACAAAGAGAACAAATACATGAGAAGGgaggatgttttttttttcctttctttttttgccATTCGGAGAGCCTTTTTGTTAACCCCGTTGGTCGTGTGTATCCTAGTTTCTCCATGTAGTTTTCACtcattcataaaatttaaaaattaattggttattttttcttttgaca
This region includes:
- the LOC120085373 gene encoding uncharacterized protein LOC120085373 isoform X1, with the protein product MANGTARRLLHNFHYARNFLRKQQWQARSVTVNNVLMHFQRTKVDKVEKGVHKEGEVLQEVSGRSEMGKNSKKGSKRTKSVSEAEDTTDSNRMLELAWWTKAIEPALQLYRWALSSGDGIPPRTRSVSEIIASIQRSKTGIQDWSLSDLTIGLCLIYLRQASTNPLEDLKGVQISSDAMVEDLIYFVELAKGSYKNSAAMLAKTTMLRECNILKFVKNSSVMRPGYYIGVDTRKKLVIFGIRGTYTVYDLITDIITTSDGDVTFEGYSMHFGTSESARWFLQHEIGMIRRCLEKYQGFRLKLVGHSLGGAIASLLAVMLRKMSNKELGFSPDIVSAIGYATPPCVSRKLAESCADYVTTVVMQGDVIPRLSVASLTRLRIEILQTDWMSLIDKEDWKSVIGLVTNAKQVVTSVQDVARKLADFAKFPSKKRSSDDSNRKKSDVASGSPPHPTAALQSATATQNEAARCKIPDELFVPGTVYYLKRHTDSTPEYFTLWKRYPDEHFQQIVLSSILISDHTCDSHYYALRDVLKGLPSCSQQ
- the LOC120085373 gene encoding uncharacterized protein LOC120085373 isoform X2; protein product: MELQDAFFTTSRTKVDKVEKGVHKEGEVLQEVSGRSEMGKNSKKGSKRTKSVSEAEDTTDSNRMLELAWWTKAIEPALQLYRWALSSGDGIPPRTRSVSEIIASIQRSKTGIQDWSLSDLTIGLCLIYLRQASTNPLEDLKGVQISSDAMVEDLIYFVELAKGSYKNSAAMLAKTTMLRECNILKFVKNSSVMRPGYYIGVDTRKKLVIFGIRGTYTVYDLITDIITTSDGDVTFEGYSMHFGTSESARWFLQHEIGMIRRCLEKYQGFRLKLVGHSLGGAIASLLAVMLRKMSNKELGFSPDIVSAIGYATPPCVSRKLAESCADYVTTVVMQGDVIPRLSVASLTRLRIEILQTDWMSLIDKEDWKSVIGLVTNAKQVVTSVQDVARKLADFAKFPSKKRSSDDSNRKKSDVASGSPPHPTAALQSATATQNEAARCKIPDELFVPGTVYYLKRHTDSTPEYFTLWKRYPDEHFQQIVLSSILISDHTCDSHYYALRDVLKGLPSCSQQ